A single window of Pseudarthrobacter psychrotolerans DNA harbors:
- a CDS encoding ABC transporter permease translates to MKALTTLGYLLALPVLLVLLWWASTLGAVNFFVPTPATLVGKFGEVWFGPRFFSDVLPSIGRLVVGVAAAIVIGVVGGVLIGSVRWLRALLEPVLEFFRAIPPPVLVPVLILLMGITDSMKVAVIISGCVWPVLLNTIEGVRAVDGVLSDSAHTYGIDGWARIRYLVLPSASPQIMAGVRQSLSLGLILMVISEMFASSSGLGFTIVQFQRSFAIPEMWSGIVVLGLLGVGLSFIFQWAERNILRWYHGQKEVENAA, encoded by the coding sequence ATGAAAGCCCTGACAACCCTCGGCTACCTACTGGCACTGCCCGTCCTGCTGGTCCTACTCTGGTGGGCCTCGACCCTCGGGGCGGTCAACTTCTTTGTCCCCACCCCGGCCACCCTGGTCGGGAAATTCGGTGAGGTCTGGTTCGGTCCCCGCTTCTTCTCCGACGTGCTGCCCAGCATCGGCAGGCTGGTGGTGGGCGTCGCTGCGGCGATCGTGATCGGCGTCGTCGGCGGTGTCCTGATCGGCTCGGTCAGATGGCTCCGTGCCCTGCTGGAACCGGTGCTGGAGTTCTTCCGCGCCATCCCGCCGCCCGTCCTGGTCCCGGTCCTGATCCTGCTGATGGGCATCACGGACTCCATGAAGGTGGCGGTCATCATCTCTGGCTGCGTCTGGCCGGTGCTGCTGAACACCATCGAAGGGGTCCGCGCCGTGGACGGGGTCCTCTCGGACTCGGCCCACACCTACGGCATCGACGGCTGGGCCCGGATCAGGTATCTGGTGCTGCCTTCGGCCAGCCCGCAGATCATGGCCGGCGTGCGCCAGTCATTGTCCCTGGGGCTGATCCTGATGGTCATCTCCGAGATGTTCGCCTCGTCCTCGGGGCTTGGCTTCACCATCGTCCAGTTCCAGCGCTCCTTCGCCATTCCGGAAATGTGGTCCGGCATCGTGGTGCTCGGTCTGCTGGGCGTGGGCCTGTCGTTCATCTTCCAGTGGGCCGAGCGGAATATCCTGCGCTGGTACCACGGCCAGAAAGAGGTAGAAAATGCAGCCTGA
- a CDS encoding ABC transporter permease — protein MSSDAIASGGPVPSVGRGRRSVRRLPVKQLLGLAGIVGFLATWELIPRLGIINERFLPPASEVIVALARDFGLTAFWISVGETMTAWFLGLVIAVALAVLLGFVIGSSDFLRKATNSTVEFLRPIPSVALIPLAVLLFGVKIESSLMLITYAAFWQVLIQVLYGVADVDMVANNTAKTYGLGRMARIRYVVFPTALPYLMTGVRLAATVALVLAITAELVIGSPGLGREIALAQSGGAISGMYALVLATGLIGVLINALMRFIEKKTLSWHSSVRSEVIV, from the coding sequence GTGAGTTCAGACGCAATAGCTTCCGGAGGTCCCGTCCCCAGTGTGGGGCGGGGCCGCCGGTCTGTCCGCAGGCTGCCGGTAAAACAGTTGCTCGGCCTGGCCGGAATCGTGGGTTTCCTTGCTACGTGGGAGCTCATTCCCCGCCTCGGCATCATCAATGAACGCTTCCTCCCGCCGGCCAGCGAGGTCATTGTGGCGCTGGCCCGGGACTTCGGCCTGACCGCATTCTGGATCTCTGTCGGCGAAACCATGACGGCCTGGTTCCTGGGACTCGTCATTGCCGTCGCCCTGGCCGTGCTGCTGGGTTTCGTCATCGGCTCCAGTGACTTCCTGCGGAAAGCGACCAACTCCACGGTGGAGTTCCTGCGGCCCATCCCTTCGGTGGCCCTGATCCCACTGGCGGTGCTGCTCTTCGGCGTGAAGATTGAGTCGTCCCTCATGCTGATCACCTACGCTGCCTTCTGGCAGGTCCTGATCCAAGTGCTCTATGGTGTGGCCGACGTCGACATGGTGGCCAACAATACCGCGAAGACATACGGCCTGGGCCGGATGGCTCGGATCCGCTACGTCGTTTTCCCCACCGCCCTGCCCTACCTGATGACCGGCGTCCGGCTGGCCGCCACCGTGGCACTGGTCCTGGCCATCACGGCGGAACTGGTGATCGGCTCGCCTGGCCTCGGCCGGGAAATCGCCCTTGCCCAGTCCGGCGGCGCCATCTCCGGCATGTATGCCCTCGTGCTGGCCACCGGCCTGATCGGCGTGCTGATCAACGCCCTGATGCGCTTCATCGAGAAGAAGACCCTGTCCTGGCATTCCTCCGTCCGTTCCGAGGTGATCGTATGA
- a CDS encoding ABC transporter substrate-binding protein: protein MGVIPIVDCAPIYLGSKVGFFKDEGLELDIQTATGGAAIVPGVVSGSFDFAFSNLISVMVAKDKGLDLKFVANGVSTTGKKGNDVGGVVVPAGSSVQSARDLAGKTVSVNNLSNIGDTTIKSVIEKDGGDPNSVKFVEVAFPDAPAALANKQVDAAWILEPFLSKAVAEGGTIVSSNFVEMSPELDIAGYFTKADTIKGKAELTAKFTRAMNKSLEYAQEHPQEVRDIVGTYTKIDDATRAKMILPRYRVEFNKDAFKTLGDAAAKYGTLTKAPNAGDLLP, encoded by the coding sequence GTGGGGGTCATCCCGATCGTGGACTGCGCACCGATCTACCTGGGCAGCAAGGTGGGGTTCTTCAAGGATGAGGGCCTCGAGTTGGACATCCAGACAGCCACCGGCGGCGCGGCAATTGTCCCGGGTGTGGTCAGCGGCAGCTTCGACTTCGCGTTCTCCAACCTGATTTCGGTCATGGTTGCCAAGGACAAGGGTCTCGACCTAAAGTTCGTCGCCAACGGAGTATCTACCACCGGTAAGAAGGGGAACGATGTCGGCGGTGTCGTCGTCCCGGCCGGGTCGAGTGTCCAGTCCGCGAGGGACCTCGCCGGCAAGACCGTCTCGGTGAACAACCTCTCCAATATCGGCGACACCACCATAAAGTCGGTCATCGAAAAGGACGGCGGCGATCCGAACAGCGTGAAGTTTGTTGAGGTGGCCTTCCCGGACGCCCCGGCGGCCCTAGCCAACAAGCAGGTGGACGCAGCGTGGATCCTGGAACCCTTCCTTTCCAAGGCTGTGGCCGAAGGTGGCACAATCGTCTCCTCGAACTTCGTCGAGATGAGCCCGGAGCTGGACATCGCCGGCTATTTCACCAAGGCGGACACCATCAAGGGCAAGGCCGAGCTGACGGCGAAGTTCACCCGCGCCATGAACAAGTCCCTTGAGTATGCCCAGGAGCACCCACAGGAGGTCCGCGACATCGTGGGCACCTACACCAAGATCGACGACGCCACCCGCGCCAAGATGATCCTGCCGCGCTACCGCGTCGAATTCAACAAGGACGCCTTCAAGACGCTCGGTGACGCCGCCGCCAAGTACGGCACGCTGACCAAGGCTCCGAACGCCGGCGACCTCCTCCCGTGA
- a CDS encoding DUF2461 domain-containing protein, with translation MSTFQGIPAGAFAFYAELEHNNNREWWLEHKDSYNTLVREPVTELLAELEPRFGPGKIFRPNRDIRFSQDKSPYKTAQGAFASGQEGVGYYVQVSAEGLLVGGGCHTSTPAQLARFRNSVDASGTGESLRHIVETVAAAGFAVEGEKLKTVPRGFDKDHPRAELLKHKSLSAGIELGQPEWVDSPAAAQEIAALWDQLRPLVDWVGRHAAP, from the coding sequence ATGAGTACATTCCAGGGCATCCCTGCAGGGGCATTCGCGTTCTATGCCGAACTTGAGCACAACAACAACCGGGAGTGGTGGCTGGAGCACAAGGACAGCTACAACACCCTGGTGCGGGAACCGGTCACCGAGCTGCTGGCCGAACTTGAGCCGCGGTTCGGGCCGGGCAAGATCTTCCGACCCAACCGGGACATCAGGTTCTCCCAGGACAAGTCGCCTTACAAGACTGCGCAGGGAGCGTTCGCATCGGGCCAGGAAGGCGTGGGGTATTACGTTCAGGTGAGCGCCGAGGGGCTGCTGGTGGGCGGCGGCTGCCACACCAGTACGCCGGCCCAGCTGGCCCGCTTCCGGAACTCCGTGGATGCGTCCGGGACCGGCGAATCGCTGCGGCACATCGTGGAGACCGTGGCTGCCGCAGGCTTTGCCGTGGAGGGCGAAAAACTCAAGACCGTGCCGCGGGGTTTCGACAAGGACCATCCCCGGGCGGAGCTGCTGAAGCACAAATCGCTGTCCGCCGGCATCGAGCTGGGCCAGCCGGAGTGGGTGGACTCACCGGCCGCGGCGCAGGAAATCGCGGCGCTGTGGGACCAGCTGCGGCCCCTGGTGGACTGGGTCGGCCGGCATGCGGCACCCTGA
- a CDS encoding IclR family transcriptional regulator, translated as MEANPAGARTLERGLSLLDHVAAGAHRLEDITLASGLSRSATHRMLTTLVAGRYLSQQPDHSYHLGIKLLELGTKAEAKISLSDAVQSILADIAKTTLDATHLGILSGDDVLYLAKARGHRGIEMASRPGARHRAQNTAMGKVLLAQLSNDEALKAFDAAAMDTPRSIQDAGSFRAILDRIRANGYALDDQEHELGITCVAIAVPDLLGKIAAAISVAAPSVYMTPERIESLVALLQDVQPELSRCLPPGFERAWI; from the coding sequence ATGGAAGCTAATCCCGCAGGGGCCCGCACGCTGGAGCGCGGACTCAGCCTGCTAGACCACGTGGCTGCGGGCGCGCACCGGCTCGAAGACATCACCCTGGCCTCCGGCCTCAGCCGCTCGGCGACCCACCGCATGCTGACCACACTGGTGGCAGGCAGGTATCTCAGCCAGCAGCCGGACCACAGCTACCATCTGGGCATCAAACTGCTGGAGCTGGGTACCAAGGCGGAGGCAAAGATCAGCCTCTCCGATGCCGTGCAGTCCATCCTCGCCGACATTGCTAAGACCACGCTGGACGCCACGCACCTGGGCATCCTCAGCGGTGACGATGTCCTGTACCTGGCCAAGGCCCGCGGGCATCGTGGCATTGAGATGGCATCCCGTCCCGGGGCCCGGCATAGGGCCCAGAACACCGCCATGGGCAAGGTGCTGCTGGCACAGCTCAGCAACGATGAGGCACTCAAGGCTTTCGACGCGGCAGCGATGGACACGCCGCGCTCCATCCAGGATGCCGGCTCTTTCCGGGCCATCCTGGACCGGATCCGGGCCAACGGCTATGCGCTGGACGACCAGGAGCATGAACTTGGCATCACCTGTGTTGCCATCGCTGTCCCTGATCTGCTGGGAAAGATCGCGGCGGCCATCTCCGTCGCAGCCCCCAGCGTCTACATGACGCCGGAACGGATCGAGTCACTCGTGGCGCTCCTCCAGGACGTGCAGCCGGAGCTCAGCCGCTGCCTGCCGCCGGGATTTGAAAGGGCCTGGATCTAA
- a CDS encoding sugar kinase codes for MTFTDVVTLGETMGLMKAETPGPLAQVSSLSLGMGGSESNFAIALRRLGTSVTWVGRVGNDSLGELVLRELAAEGIVVDPLRDESAPTGLMIKERRTMDQLKVWYYRAGSAGSRLSREDIPAERIANARLLHLTGITPALSPEAARAAQYALDIAREAGVLVSFDLNYRAALWSADEARDVFRTFIAQTDIVFAGDDEAAIAVGKSDDSLELARRVAALGPSQTVIKRGAAGCAAVIDGAEHVQDAVRVNAIDTVGAGDAFVAGYISDLLAGASAQERLLTAVRTGAFACLVPGAWCPVTGKACRAGTSWPCWTPRNRWHAERGLIP; via the coding sequence GTGACCTTCACCGACGTCGTGACCCTCGGTGAAACAATGGGCCTGATGAAGGCCGAGACGCCCGGTCCGCTGGCCCAGGTGTCCTCGCTCAGCCTGGGCATGGGCGGCTCCGAGAGCAACTTTGCCATCGCGCTGCGGCGCCTGGGCACCTCGGTGACGTGGGTTGGACGCGTCGGCAACGACAGCCTCGGCGAACTCGTCCTGCGTGAGCTCGCCGCCGAGGGAATCGTGGTTGACCCCCTGCGGGACGAGTCGGCACCCACCGGCCTCATGATCAAAGAGCGTCGCACCATGGACCAGCTCAAGGTCTGGTACTACCGTGCCGGAAGCGCGGGCTCGCGGCTGTCACGGGAGGATATCCCTGCCGAACGGATTGCCAACGCCCGGCTGCTGCACCTCACAGGCATCACGCCCGCGCTTTCGCCGGAGGCAGCCCGGGCGGCGCAATATGCGCTGGACATTGCCCGTGAGGCCGGCGTCCTGGTCTCGTTCGACCTTAACTACCGCGCCGCGCTGTGGTCCGCCGACGAAGCCCGTGACGTTTTCCGGACCTTCATTGCCCAGACAGACATCGTGTTCGCCGGGGACGATGAAGCCGCCATCGCGGTAGGAAAGTCCGACGATTCACTGGAGCTTGCCCGCAGGGTCGCCGCCCTCGGGCCAAGCCAGACGGTCATCAAGCGGGGAGCGGCAGGCTGTGCCGCCGTGATCGACGGAGCGGAACACGTGCAGGACGCCGTCCGAGTCAACGCCATCGACACCGTGGGGGCGGGCGACGCCTTTGTGGCCGGCTATATCTCTGACCTGTTGGCCGGCGCCTCGGCGCAGGAGCGGCTGCTGACTGCGGTCCGGACGGGAGCCTTTGCCTGCCTGGTGCCTGGTGCCTGGTGCCCGGTGACTGGGAAGGCATGCCGCGCAGGCACGAGCTGGCCATGCTGGACGCCACGGAACCGGTGGCACGCTGAGCGGGGCTTGATTCCGTAG
- a CDS encoding bifunctional 4-hydroxy-2-oxoglutarate aldolase/2-dehydro-3-deoxy-phosphogluconate aldolase, which produces MSGLQSPPVSAILQANPVVAVLRARHAREYAPVIDALVRGGVRSIELTLSTDGVFDLLPDIKRQLGADAEIGVGTVTSGDQAAQALDGGADYLVTPAMVTDVIRPAVAAGVPVFPGGLTPTELLTGMQAGATAVKLFPASTVGPGYIGQLRGPFPDMRVIPSGGIGIDDAADWIAAGALAVSLGGPLLRDAFSGGDLAALTARARQLSSLVADAVQARGAR; this is translated from the coding sequence ATGAGCGGTCTCCAGAGCCCTCCCGTTTCCGCCATCCTGCAGGCCAACCCCGTGGTGGCCGTCCTCCGCGCCCGGCATGCCCGGGAATACGCGCCGGTCATCGACGCCCTCGTCAGGGGCGGCGTCCGGTCCATCGAACTGACCCTCAGCACCGACGGTGTGTTCGACCTCCTGCCCGACATCAAACGGCAGCTCGGCGCCGACGCCGAAATCGGCGTCGGCACCGTCACCTCCGGTGACCAGGCTGCGCAGGCGCTCGACGGCGGCGCGGACTACCTCGTGACGCCCGCCATGGTGACAGACGTGATCCGCCCTGCGGTCGCGGCCGGCGTTCCGGTGTTCCCCGGCGGGCTAACGCCCACCGAGCTGCTGACCGGCATGCAGGCGGGGGCAACGGCCGTGAAGCTGTTCCCCGCCTCCACCGTCGGCCCGGGCTACATTGGGCAATTGCGGGGGCCCTTCCCGGACATGCGGGTCATTCCGTCCGGCGGCATCGGCATCGATGACGCCGCTGACTGGATCGCGGCAGGGGCGCTTGCGGTCAGCCTGGGCGGACCGCTGCTCCGTGATGCGTTCTCCGGCGGCGACCTCGCCGCCCTCACCGCCCGCGCCCGGCAGCTCAGTTCCCTGGTGGCGGACGCCGTCCAGGCGAGGGGTGCACGGTGA
- a CDS encoding SDR family oxidoreductase has protein sequence MNHTAEKSPFDLSGKTAAVTGASRGIGLGIALGLVNAGAGIVALQRGPLAPELAAAAEKAHVSAAAVHVDLASEESVAAATAETLAGHRIDILVNNAGTQIRHNATEFPLSDFDRVMAINTRAVFQLCQGFGAPMVERGGGKIINMASLLTFQGGLRVPAYAASKGAVAQLTKAMCNEWAPRGVNVNAVAPGYIATDMNEALLADAQRSEQISVRIPAARWGTGGDLAGAVVFLASPAADYIHGVVLPVDGGWLAR, from the coding sequence ATGAACCACACAGCAGAGAAATCGCCGTTTGACCTCAGCGGCAAAACCGCAGCCGTAACCGGTGCCTCCCGCGGGATCGGCCTGGGCATTGCCCTCGGGCTGGTCAACGCCGGCGCCGGCATTGTGGCACTCCAGCGCGGCCCCTTGGCCCCGGAACTGGCAGCCGCTGCGGAAAAGGCGCATGTCAGCGCCGCCGCCGTCCACGTGGACCTGGCCAGCGAAGAATCCGTGGCCGCGGCCACGGCGGAAACCCTCGCGGGACACCGGATCGACATCCTGGTCAACAACGCCGGAACCCAGATCCGGCACAACGCAACGGAGTTCCCGCTGTCCGACTTCGACCGCGTGATGGCCATCAACACCCGCGCGGTGTTCCAGCTGTGCCAGGGCTTCGGCGCCCCGATGGTGGAACGCGGTGGCGGGAAGATCATCAACATGGCCTCCCTCCTCACGTTCCAGGGCGGCCTGCGGGTTCCGGCCTACGCCGCGTCGAAGGGTGCCGTGGCACAGCTGACCAAGGCGATGTGCAACGAGTGGGCGCCGCGCGGCGTGAACGTCAATGCGGTTGCGCCGGGCTACATCGCCACTGACATGAACGAGGCGCTGCTGGCAGACGCCCAGCGCAGCGAACAGATTTCGGTGCGGATCCCGGCGGCACGCTGGGGCACCGGCGGCGACCTCGCCGGGGCCGTGGTGTTCCTGGCCTCCCCGGCCGCGGACTACATCCACGGCGTAGTACTGCCGGTCGACGGCGGGTGGCTGGCCCGATGA
- a CDS encoding alcohol dehydrogenase catalytic domain-containing protein has product MSAALLNSTMRAAVWTAPDTIEPRQLPVPEIPAGWALVRTEMTGLCGSDFSILHGTHPRAEAPLVMGHEITGIVEVAAETGPAAGTRVTVEPLIHCGECHPCSGGDTHVCRALKLYGIDVAGSLAEYVALPASTLIPVSNSVPLQEAALAEPLAVAVHAVSRAGLTGGERVVIFGAGPIGILTALVARHQGAGSVLISEPSEARRQVAEELGFATVAPGEDPIQAILAATGGDGADIAFDSAAHPSVAAMLPRAVRVRGTIVLVGVYKKPVELDLQALTFAENTVVGVRVYTRAAVERAVELIESRELGLDRIPTQVFALEDTRQAFDQAMASGRVLKVFVSPAAAPAATTQESS; this is encoded by the coding sequence ATGAGCGCCGCACTCCTGAACAGCACCATGCGCGCCGCCGTGTGGACGGCGCCGGACACCATTGAGCCGCGGCAGCTGCCCGTGCCGGAAATCCCCGCAGGCTGGGCCCTGGTCCGGACGGAAATGACCGGACTGTGCGGCTCCGATTTTTCCATCCTGCACGGAACGCACCCCCGCGCCGAAGCTCCCCTGGTCATGGGCCATGAGATCACCGGCATTGTGGAGGTCGCGGCGGAGACCGGCCCGGCAGCGGGCACCCGGGTCACCGTGGAGCCCCTCATCCACTGCGGTGAATGCCACCCGTGCAGCGGCGGAGACACCCATGTCTGCCGGGCGCTGAAACTGTACGGGATCGACGTCGCCGGCTCCCTCGCCGAATACGTGGCCCTGCCTGCCTCCACGCTCATCCCGGTCAGCAACTCGGTGCCCCTCCAGGAGGCGGCCCTCGCCGAACCCCTCGCCGTCGCCGTCCACGCCGTATCCCGGGCAGGCCTGACCGGCGGCGAACGGGTGGTGATCTTCGGCGCCGGCCCCATCGGCATCCTGACAGCCCTGGTGGCACGGCACCAGGGAGCCGGCAGCGTCCTCATCTCGGAACCCTCCGAGGCCCGCCGCCAGGTGGCCGAAGAACTCGGGTTCGCCACCGTGGCACCCGGGGAGGACCCCATCCAGGCCATCCTTGCCGCCACCGGCGGGGACGGCGCGGACATCGCCTTCGACTCCGCCGCCCACCCCTCGGTCGCCGCGATGCTGCCCCGGGCTGTCCGCGTACGCGGCACCATCGTCCTGGTGGGCGTCTACAAAAAACCCGTCGAACTCGACCTCCAAGCCCTGACGTTCGCCGAGAACACCGTGGTGGGCGTCCGGGTCTACACCCGGGCGGCCGTGGAACGCGCGGTGGAACTCATCGAAAGCCGTGAACTGGGGCTGGACCGCATTCCCACCCAGGTGTTCGCCCTCGAGGACACCCGCCAGGCCTTTGACCAGGCGATGGCGTCCGGACGCGTCCTCAAAGTCTTTGTCAGTCCAGCCGCGGCGCCCGCCGCGACAACCCAGGAAAGCTCATGA
- a CDS encoding C-terminal binding protein has protein sequence MPATPTRIVITDCDHDSIAIEEAVAGAAGVELVLAQCRTEEDVIAAAAGADAIVVQYAPITDRVLAALPQLKAIGRYGVGVDTLDVEAATARGVAVCNVPDYGTEDVSDHAIALAVSLARGIARLDRGMRRGEHSLLPVQPLHRMSTRVFGVVGLGLIGAATARKAKGLGYTVIGSDPLAEIGTTTADGVAVVGFQEVISRADVVSLHVPLNSHTHHLINAGVLAQMKRGAVLINTCRGGVVDTAAVADALASGQLYGAGLDVFEEEPLPLTSPLIGCENAVLTPHAAWYSEESYAELKRRTIENVLEVCAGRMPRNVMNAGVLV, from the coding sequence ATGCCAGCCACGCCCACCCGCATCGTCATCACCGACTGCGACCACGACTCCATCGCCATCGAGGAGGCCGTCGCCGGCGCCGCCGGTGTGGAGCTGGTCCTTGCCCAGTGCCGGACTGAAGAGGACGTTATTGCGGCCGCTGCCGGCGCCGACGCCATCGTGGTCCAGTACGCCCCCATCACGGACCGCGTCCTCGCTGCCCTGCCGCAGCTGAAGGCGATCGGCCGGTACGGCGTGGGCGTGGACACCCTGGACGTCGAGGCGGCCACCGCCCGCGGCGTTGCCGTCTGCAACGTGCCGGACTACGGCACCGAGGATGTCAGCGACCACGCCATTGCCCTGGCCGTCAGCCTGGCCCGCGGAATCGCACGGCTGGACCGCGGCATGCGTCGCGGGGAACACTCGCTGCTCCCGGTCCAGCCCCTGCACCGGATGTCCACCAGGGTCTTCGGAGTGGTGGGCCTGGGCCTGATCGGCGCGGCCACCGCGCGCAAGGCCAAGGGCCTGGGCTATACGGTGATCGGGTCTGACCCGCTCGCCGAAATCGGGACGACGACGGCGGATGGAGTCGCCGTCGTCGGGTTTCAGGAAGTGATTTCCCGCGCAGACGTGGTCTCCCTCCACGTTCCGCTCAACTCCCACACGCATCACCTGATCAACGCCGGCGTGCTCGCGCAGATGAAACGCGGCGCTGTGCTGATCAACACGTGCCGCGGGGGAGTCGTGGACACCGCCGCGGTTGCCGACGCCCTGGCCAGCGGCCAGCTCTACGGCGCAGGCCTGGACGTCTTCGAAGAAGAACCCCTGCCCCTGACCAGTCCCCTCATCGGCTGCGAAAACGCCGTGCTCACACCGCACGCCGCCTGGTACAGCGAGGAATCCTATGCGGAACTGAAACGCCGCACCATCGAAAACGTCCTCGAGGTATGCGCCGGACGCATGCCGCGCAACGTGATGAACGCAGGAGTGCTGGTATGA
- a CDS encoding MFS transporter: MAENDVVRSKSAVLDPEGNEVSPGTTDKAPVRRAAWAGLIGTALEQYDFVIYGTASAIIFNKIFFPNIDPAIGIIAAFGAYAVGFGARPLGGLFFSKYGDRLGRKWVLVATLFLMGIATFAIGLLPTYEQAGIWAPTLLVACRFLQGFGAGAEQAGGVVLVAETAPKGSRGRYASLVFVGAAAGTALGAVVWILVQMMPREALEAYGWRLVFFSSIFVTIAAYVIRRKLKESPVFDEKKEEIAGVVRATPVADVVKNGRAGLFRVFFMNVGANAHSYIFQVFLGSYLITQLKIDATFIPKVLLVGALFACVSAYAFGSLSDRYGRRRMYLIITAFLFVFPVPAFLLLNTGNLFLISLVIVLGFIFAAQGSVGVQAAYFPELFGSRYRYAGVALGREFSSVFGGGIAPLICSALVTAFSGSWIPVAIYMMAMMGISLVTTIKAPETVDRDLLTEEDAK; the protein is encoded by the coding sequence GTGGCTGAGAACGATGTTGTTCGCAGTAAGTCGGCGGTCCTGGACCCCGAAGGCAATGAAGTGTCCCCCGGGACCACCGACAAAGCGCCGGTCCGCAGGGCCGCATGGGCCGGCCTGATCGGCACCGCACTCGAGCAGTACGACTTTGTGATCTACGGAACCGCGTCGGCGATCATCTTCAACAAGATCTTCTTCCCGAACATTGACCCCGCCATCGGCATCATCGCCGCGTTCGGTGCCTACGCCGTCGGATTCGGTGCACGCCCCCTCGGCGGCCTCTTCTTCTCCAAGTACGGTGACCGGCTGGGACGCAAGTGGGTGCTGGTGGCCACGCTCTTCCTGATGGGCATCGCCACGTTCGCCATCGGCCTGCTGCCCACCTACGAGCAGGCGGGCATCTGGGCCCCTACGCTGCTGGTTGCCTGCCGCTTCCTCCAGGGATTCGGCGCGGGCGCTGAACAGGCGGGCGGCGTGGTCCTGGTTGCCGAAACTGCGCCCAAGGGCAGCCGCGGACGCTATGCCTCGCTTGTCTTTGTGGGTGCCGCCGCCGGTACCGCGCTGGGCGCCGTCGTCTGGATCCTGGTGCAGATGATGCCCCGCGAAGCCCTGGAAGCCTACGGCTGGCGGCTCGTGTTCTTCTCGTCGATCTTCGTCACCATCGCCGCCTACGTGATCCGCCGCAAGCTGAAGGAATCACCCGTCTTCGACGAAAAAAAGGAAGAGATCGCCGGCGTCGTCCGAGCCACTCCCGTGGCCGACGTCGTCAAGAACGGCCGTGCGGGCCTGTTCCGGGTCTTCTTTATGAACGTGGGCGCCAACGCGCACTCGTACATCTTCCAGGTCTTCCTGGGCTCCTACCTGATCACGCAGCTCAAGATTGACGCGACGTTCATTCCCAAGGTCCTGCTGGTGGGCGCACTCTTCGCCTGCGTCTCGGCCTACGCCTTCGGCAGCCTGTCCGACCGCTACGGCCGCCGCCGGATGTACCTCATCATCACGGCGTTCCTGTTTGTCTTCCCCGTCCCGGCCTTCCTGTTGCTGAACACCGGAAACCTGTTCCTGATTTCGCTGGTGATTGTGCTCGGCTTCATCTTTGCCGCGCAGGGATCCGTCGGCGTCCAGGCAGCGTACTTCCCCGAGCTCTTCGGCTCCCGCTACCGCTACGCCGGCGTCGCCCTCGGCCGGGAGTTCTCCTCCGTCTTCGGCGGCGGCATCGCCCCGCTCATCTGCTCGGCCCTGGTCACCGCGTTCAGCGGCTCCTGGATCCCCGTCGCCATCTACATGATGGCCATGATGGGCATCAGCCTGGTCACCACCATCAAAGCCCCCGAAACCGTCGATCGTGACCTGCTCACAGAAGAGGACGCCAAGTAA